From Hartmannibacter diazotrophicus, a single genomic window includes:
- a CDS encoding carbohydrate ABC transporter permease yields MSDIATATPPKATQRTDTRGLAFTALVICYALLILFPVFWMWSLAFKPENVMFARPTVWFFEPTLDHFRYMIENGYHHYLINSIIVAGLSTVLVVILGTPAAYAFARYRMRGRDDLFLFVLATRMAPPVCLVIPYYLVYSKIGLLDTYAGLIIAYLTFNLSFYVWVLSSFCRDLPLELEEAARADGYSRLGAFVKVLLPLLRPGITATAVLCFIFAWNEFMYAFLLGGQNVKTLPVGIPSLITTQGVRWGEMAIIGMVGTIPVMIVVFVLQKHIVRGLTMGAVKG; encoded by the coding sequence ATGAGCGACATCGCAACCGCCACACCGCCGAAGGCAACCCAGCGCACCGACACCCGAGGGCTTGCCTTCACCGCCCTCGTCATCTGCTACGCGCTATTGATCCTCTTTCCCGTCTTCTGGATGTGGAGCCTTGCCTTCAAGCCGGAGAACGTCATGTTCGCCCGGCCCACGGTCTGGTTCTTCGAACCGACGCTCGATCACTTCCGCTACATGATCGAGAATGGCTACCACCACTATCTGATCAACTCGATCATCGTCGCCGGGCTTTCGACCGTCCTCGTCGTCATCCTCGGAACGCCCGCCGCCTATGCCTTCGCACGCTATCGGATGCGCGGGCGCGACGACCTCTTTCTCTTCGTGCTCGCCACCCGCATGGCGCCGCCGGTCTGCCTCGTCATCCCCTACTACCTCGTCTATTCGAAGATCGGGCTGCTCGACACCTACGCCGGCCTCATCATCGCGTATCTCACCTTCAACCTCTCCTTCTATGTCTGGGTGCTCTCCAGCTTCTGCCGAGACCTGCCGCTGGAACTGGAAGAGGCGGCGCGGGCCGACGGCTATTCCCGGCTCGGCGCCTTCGTGAAGGTGCTGCTGCCGCTGCTGAGGCCCGGCATCACGGCGACGGCCGTGCTCTGCTTCATCTTCGCCTGGAACGAGTTCATGTACGCCTTCCTGCTCGGCGGGCAGAACGTGAAGACGCTTCCCGTCGGCATTCCGAGCCTCATCACCACTCAGGGCGTGCGCTGGGGCGAGATGGCCATCATCGGCATGGTCGGCACGATCCCCGTCATGATCGTCGTCTTCGTCCTGCAGAAGCACATCGTTCGCGGCCTCACCATGGGCGCCGTGAAGGGATGA
- a CDS encoding alpha/beta fold hydrolase, producing MTHFVLVHGSFHGGWCWTFLTPHLIEAGHRVSTPNLPMSGGDPAPLAEADLAHYADRIAETVMEVGEKVVLVGHSMGGIVASQVAERIPEKLRAVVYICGLMLRSGESLGSFLGEVAHLQVEDLVLKNMRVAPDGLTATFPPEKAAEVLYNTCTPEDARWAAERLTPQATKVYGEPLALTPERFGSVRRFYIKGLRDQAVAPVYQDTMIANSPCEEVFEIDSDHSPFLSCPARLAGILKDVAGRTEASPSR from the coding sequence GTGACGCATTTCGTATTGGTGCATGGCTCCTTCCACGGTGGCTGGTGCTGGACGTTCCTGACGCCGCACCTGATCGAGGCCGGTCATCGCGTCTCGACCCCCAACCTGCCGATGAGCGGCGGCGACCCCGCCCCGCTTGCGGAGGCGGATCTGGCGCACTATGCAGACCGCATCGCCGAGACCGTTATGGAGGTCGGGGAGAAGGTCGTGCTCGTCGGACACAGCATGGGCGGCATCGTCGCCTCGCAGGTGGCCGAACGTATCCCGGAAAAGCTCCGTGCAGTGGTCTACATCTGCGGGCTGATGCTGCGCTCCGGTGAATCCCTCGGCAGCTTCCTGGGCGAGGTCGCGCATCTTCAGGTCGAGGATCTGGTTCTGAAGAACATGCGCGTCGCGCCGGATGGTTTGACCGCGACCTTCCCGCCGGAGAAGGCGGCCGAGGTGCTCTACAACACCTGCACGCCGGAGGACGCGCGCTGGGCGGCCGAACGGCTGACGCCCCAGGCGACAAAGGTCTACGGCGAACCGCTCGCCCTGACGCCCGAGCGCTTCGGCAGCGTCAGGCGGTTCTACATCAAGGGCCTCAGGGACCAGGCGGTCGCGCCGGTCTACCAGGACACCATGATCGCCAATTCGCCCTGCGAGGAGGTGTTCGAGATCGACAGCGACCACTCGCCGTTCCTCTCCTGCCCTGCCCGCCTCGCCGGCATCCTGAAGGATGTCGCCGGCCGCACCGAGGCGTCGCCGAGCCGATGA
- a CDS encoding carbohydrate ABC transporter permease, giving the protein MEQAKSTTVPQTADGPADAAPKRLAHHKDSPWYPYLLIAPTFLTLLVVSLVPFLYMAYISLHEARYGKIRDFVWFGNFETLLTDGRFWNSMGVAFTVVGIAVPIEFMLGLIGALVLSQKIRMRNILIPFLFIPSMMAPIIVGLVWKTMLAGSWGFVSYNILEHFGLLTDTSVFASPDLALYGIIFVDIWEWTPFMVLTFFAGMQALPVNPYRAAAVDGANPVQMFFKLTLPMLSPLLVVIGMLRVIDAFKIYDTIFILTSGGPGITTESPSILGYKYTFDFWNIGQASALAVVIWAIFFVFCNIFYQVAKKRLNVF; this is encoded by the coding sequence ATGGAACAGGCCAAGAGCACGACAGTACCCCAGACGGCGGATGGGCCGGCGGACGCAGCGCCCAAACGGCTGGCACATCACAAGGATTCGCCCTGGTATCCCTATCTGCTGATCGCGCCGACATTCCTGACGCTGCTGGTCGTCTCGCTCGTTCCCTTCCTCTACATGGCCTATATCAGCCTGCATGAGGCCCGGTACGGCAAGATCCGCGACTTCGTCTGGTTCGGGAATTTCGAAACGCTGCTGACCGACGGGCGCTTCTGGAACTCGATGGGCGTGGCCTTCACGGTCGTCGGCATCGCGGTGCCGATCGAGTTCATGCTCGGGCTCATCGGCGCGCTGGTGCTCAGCCAGAAGATCCGGATGCGCAACATCCTGATCCCGTTCCTCTTCATCCCCTCGATGATGGCTCCGATCATCGTCGGCCTCGTGTGGAAGACGATGCTCGCCGGCTCTTGGGGTTTCGTCTCCTACAATATTCTCGAGCACTTCGGCCTGCTCACCGATACGTCGGTCTTCGCCTCGCCGGATCTCGCGCTCTACGGCATCATCTTCGTCGACATCTGGGAGTGGACCCCGTTCATGGTCCTCACCTTCTTTGCCGGCATGCAGGCCCTGCCGGTGAACCCCTACCGCGCCGCCGCCGTCGACGGGGCGAACCCGGTGCAGATGTTCTTCAAGCTGACGCTGCCGATGCTCTCGCCGCTGCTCGTCGTAATCGGGATGCTGCGGGTGATCGACGCCTTCAAGATCTACGACACGATCTTCATCCTGACGAGCGGCGGACCGGGCATCACCACCGAGAGCCCCAGCATCCTCGGCTACAAATACACCTTCGATTTCTGGAACATCGGGCAGGCATCGGCGCTCGCCGTGGTGATCTGGGCGATCTTCTTCGTCTTCTGCAACATCTTCTACCAGGTCGCCAAGAAGCGCCTGAACGTCTTCTGA
- a CDS encoding phosphoribosyltransferase family protein — protein sequence MTTSPLTGLTHTVDVAGRAVDLPMVAIKPDLVIALMMIIDMGVDFLAHVGREIAARLAPLRPDVIVGAATLGIPIAIEVSRQLGLDNYVVLQKSPKLHLRDALEERVTSITSNGEQRLLLDRRAVPLLAGRRTVVVDDVVASGASLRGAMALARAAGADVVASAVILTESYAWRDELGDDAEGIISLGHIPQFEPDGAGGWKQIAGT from the coding sequence GTGACCACCTCCCCGCTCACAGGCCTGACCCACACCGTCGACGTGGCGGGGCGCGCGGTCGACCTGCCGATGGTTGCCATCAAGCCCGATCTTGTCATCGCGCTGATGATGATCATCGACATGGGCGTCGATTTCCTTGCCCATGTCGGCCGGGAGATCGCCGCCCGTCTGGCGCCGCTGCGGCCGGACGTGATCGTCGGGGCGGCAACGCTCGGCATTCCCATCGCGATCGAGGTCAGCCGGCAACTCGGTCTCGACAACTATGTCGTCTTGCAGAAGTCGCCCAAGCTGCATCTGCGCGATGCGTTGGAGGAGCGCGTGACGTCGATCACCTCCAACGGCGAACAGCGGCTGCTGCTCGACCGCCGGGCGGTGCCGCTGCTTGCAGGCCGGCGGACGGTCGTCGTCGACGACGTGGTGGCGAGCGGGGCAAGCCTCAGAGGCGCGATGGCTCTTGCGCGGGCGGCCGGCGCGGATGTCGTCGCCTCGGCTGTCATCCTCACCGAGAGCTATGCCTGGCGGGACGAACTCGGCGACGATGCCGAAGGCATCATCAGCCTCGGTCACATTCCGCAGTTCGAGCCCGACGGTGCGGGTGGCTGGAAACAGATTGCGGGAACATGA
- a CDS encoding aldehyde dehydrogenase family protein gives MNPASYDIIDGIPHYKLFIDGQWVSSSRNELADDYNPATGKIFARSQQAGATEVKAAIDAAERAFASWSRTMVAEREEMLLKVGEVIKARTPEIRDLLIEECGSVFGKALWEIEYVVDAIRAAAGDARHVMGETMPMTMPGQISISVRKPLGIVAGIAPFNSPFLLCMKKIVYALAVGNTFILKPSEETPLSGALIADLFQEAGLPAGVLNVVPGVPAEVGDLLMADPRIRMITFTGSTRTGRHLAVEAAKHLKRFTLEMGGKSPLIVLDDADVDYAVDAAAFGVFLHQGQVCMANSKVMVETSLFDTFKEKFVAKAKGLTVGDPRDPETVIGPLIRARQCEFIDGQIKDAVEKGAKVLTGGTYEGQFFQPTILDGVTPEMRIYHEESFGPVVSLIRVNDAEEALKVANDTSYGLSAALITNDMQKALDLSMRLESGMVHVNDCTISDEPHVPFGGVKNSGFGREGGRYSLEELTEVKWITLQMGQRAFPF, from the coding sequence ATGAACCCCGCCTCCTACGACATCATCGACGGCATCCCGCACTACAAGTTGTTCATCGACGGGCAGTGGGTGTCGTCCTCGCGCAATGAACTGGCCGACGACTACAACCCGGCGACGGGGAAAATCTTCGCTCGCTCGCAGCAGGCCGGCGCGACCGAGGTCAAGGCGGCAATCGACGCGGCCGAGCGGGCCTTCGCGTCCTGGAGCCGGACGATGGTGGCCGAGCGCGAGGAAATGCTGCTCAAGGTCGGCGAGGTCATCAAGGCGCGCACGCCGGAGATCCGCGACCTGCTGATCGAGGAATGCGGCTCGGTCTTCGGCAAGGCGCTGTGGGAAATCGAGTATGTCGTCGACGCCATTCGCGCGGCGGCGGGTGATGCCCGCCACGTCATGGGCGAGACCATGCCGATGACAATGCCCGGGCAGATCTCCATCTCCGTGCGCAAGCCGCTCGGCATCGTCGCCGGCATCGCGCCCTTCAACTCGCCCTTCCTGCTCTGCATGAAGAAGATCGTCTACGCGCTGGCCGTCGGCAACACGTTCATCCTGAAGCCCTCCGAGGAGACACCGCTTTCCGGCGCGCTCATCGCCGATCTGTTCCAGGAAGCCGGGCTGCCGGCCGGCGTTCTCAACGTCGTTCCGGGCGTTCCGGCCGAGGTCGGCGACCTCTTGATGGCCGACCCGCGCATCCGCATGATCACCTTCACCGGTTCGACCCGCACCGGACGGCATCTTGCCGTCGAGGCCGCCAAGCACCTGAAGCGCTTCACGCTGGAAATGGGCGGCAAGAGCCCGCTCATCGTCCTCGATGACGCCGACGTCGACTATGCCGTCGACGCGGCCGCCTTCGGCGTCTTCCTTCACCAGGGGCAGGTCTGCATGGCCAACTCCAAGGTGATGGTCGAGACCTCGCTCTTCGACACCTTCAAGGAGAAATTTGTCGCCAAGGCCAAGGGCCTGACGGTCGGCGACCCGCGCGATCCTGAAACGGTCATTGGCCCGCTGATCCGGGCACGCCAGTGCGAGTTCATCGACGGCCAGATCAAGGACGCCGTCGAGAAAGGCGCTAAGGTCCTGACGGGCGGCACCTACGAAGGCCAGTTCTTCCAGCCGACGATCCTCGACGGCGTGACGCCCGAAATGCGCATCTACCACGAGGAAAGCTTCGGCCCGGTCGTCTCGCTGATCCGCGTCAACGACGCCGAGGAGGCCCTGAAGGTCGCCAACGATACGTCCTACGGCCTTTCGGCTGCGCTCATCACCAACGACATGCAGAAGGCACTCGATCTTTCGATGCGGCTGGAATCCGGCATGGTCCACGTCAACGACTGCACCATCTCCGACGAGCCGCATGTGCCCTTCGGCGGCGTCAAGAACAGCGGTTTCGGCCGCGAGGGCGGGCGCTATTCACTGGAGGAACTGACCGAGGTGAAGTGGATCACCCTGCAGATGGGCCAGCGGGCCTTCCCCTTCTGA
- a CDS encoding GMC family oxidoreductase, which yields MTTASLSALRPDRELLEETIRPAYDFIVCGAGSAGCVVARRLAEDPNVNVLLIEAGGSDRVPAVIDSTLWMSNIGSERDWCFSAEPSPTVNGRTPPLPMGKVLGGGSSINGSVWARGHKNDFDFWAEEAGDPAWNYESVLGIYRRIEDWKGPADPKRRGKGGLLSILQPENPVPLVGGLIKGAEAIGIPYVDDINGAAMEGDGGCGLANVPVQDGNQRVSMAATYIHPFLGRPNLHVLLCSQITRIVLEGKRATGVEFVRLGKRYAVSADKEVVLSMGAINTPKMLMLAGIGDESELKGHSIEVVQHLPGVGRNFQDHILMAGCCWEYITPEPPRNNAAEFVFYAKSDSSLKTPDLMPVLEETPFGSEVTSKQFDLPVGAASAWTLAPGLARPDSRGEVRLASTDPFAKPRIFANFLSTDSDMKAMVRCVEMCREIGNSAFCAPYRKREVMPGNLKGVDMENFIRNAAGTYFHESCTAKMGRDAMSVVDGSLKVYGIDGLRIADASIMPAISTGNTMAPTVVIGERAAEIIQAAHGLSPVAA from the coding sequence ATGACCACTGCATCCCTTTCCGCTCTGCGACCCGATCGCGAGTTGCTGGAAGAGACCATCCGCCCGGCCTACGACTTCATCGTCTGCGGCGCGGGCTCGGCGGGCTGTGTCGTGGCGCGGCGTCTGGCCGAGGATCCCAACGTCAACGTGCTCCTGATCGAGGCCGGCGGCAGCGACCGGGTTCCGGCGGTGATCGACTCGACGCTCTGGATGTCCAACATTGGATCGGAACGGGACTGGTGCTTTTCGGCCGAGCCCTCACCGACGGTGAACGGGCGCACGCCGCCGTTGCCGATGGGCAAGGTGCTCGGCGGCGGCTCCAGCATCAACGGATCCGTCTGGGCGCGCGGGCACAAGAACGACTTCGACTTCTGGGCCGAGGAAGCCGGCGATCCGGCCTGGAACTATGAGTCCGTCCTCGGCATCTACCGCCGGATCGAGGACTGGAAAGGCCCGGCCGACCCCAAGCGGCGCGGCAAGGGCGGCCTCCTCAGCATCCTGCAACCGGAGAATCCGGTGCCGCTCGTTGGCGGCCTGATCAAGGGCGCAGAGGCGATCGGCATTCCCTATGTCGACGACATCAACGGCGCGGCCATGGAGGGCGACGGCGGCTGCGGGCTTGCCAACGTGCCCGTGCAGGACGGCAACCAGCGCGTCTCGATGGCCGCGACCTATATCCACCCCTTCCTTGGCCGGCCCAACCTGCACGTCCTGCTCTGCTCCCAGATCACGCGGATCGTCCTTGAGGGAAAGCGCGCGACCGGCGTCGAGTTCGTTCGGCTCGGCAAGCGCTATGCGGTTTCAGCCGACAAGGAGGTCGTGCTCTCGATGGGCGCGATCAACACGCCGAAGATGCTGATGCTCGCCGGGATCGGCGATGAGAGCGAACTGAAGGGCCATAGCATCGAGGTCGTGCAGCACCTGCCGGGCGTCGGACGGAATTTCCAGGATCACATCCTGATGGCCGGCTGCTGCTGGGAGTACATCACGCCCGAGCCGCCGCGAAACAACGCCGCCGAATTCGTCTTCTACGCCAAGAGCGATTCCTCGCTGAAGACGCCGGACCTGATGCCGGTGCTGGAGGAAACGCCCTTCGGCAGCGAGGTCACCTCGAAGCAGTTCGACCTGCCGGTGGGCGCAGCCTCCGCATGGACGCTGGCGCCGGGACTTGCCCGGCCAGACAGCCGCGGCGAGGTACGCCTTGCCAGCACCGACCCCTTTGCCAAGCCGCGCATCTTCGCCAACTTCCTCAGCACGGACAGCGACATGAAGGCGATGGTCCGCTGCGTGGAGATGTGCCGCGAGATCGGCAACTCCGCGTTCTGCGCGCCCTATCGCAAGCGCGAGGTCATGCCCGGCAACCTCAAGGGCGTCGACATGGAGAACTTCATCCGCAACGCCGCCGGTACCTATTTCCACGAAAGCTGCACGGCCAAGATGGGCCGGGACGCGATGTCCGTCGTCGACGGATCGCTGAAGGTCTACGGCATCGACGGCCTACGCATTGCTGACGCCTCGATCATGCCCGCCATCTCCACCGGCAACACCATGGCCCCGACCGTCGTGATCGGCGAGCGGGCCGCCGAGATCATCCAGGCGGCGCACGGCCTCTCTCCGGTTGCCGCGTGA
- a CDS encoding endonuclease/exonuclease/phosphatase family protein, giving the protein MTDIGPLPRPVPPASIRLMTWNIHGGIGPDGVFDLDRIAALIEKHAPDLVALQEVDTRGRGPQALARLHGIHGPSSGHRAEAHTITAEDGDYGNVLLSRWPLVRSARHDLSHANREPRMAIETVVDGPHGPLRLIAVHLGLAITERARQARQLQSIAETAETAPTVMLGDFNDWFFCGKVRRTMAKILPLRTRLATFPAALPQLRLDRIYCARPLRLCAVWTDREARHCSDHLPVIADISLR; this is encoded by the coding sequence ATGACGGACATCGGTCCGTTGCCACGACCTGTTCCGCCAGCCTCGATCAGGCTGATGACCTGGAATATCCACGGCGGGATCGGACCTGACGGTGTCTTCGATCTCGACCGGATCGCGGCTCTCATCGAAAAGCACGCCCCCGATCTCGTCGCCCTGCAGGAAGTCGACACGCGCGGGCGCGGGCCGCAGGCACTGGCCCGTCTGCACGGCATCCACGGCCCGTCCAGCGGCCACCGCGCCGAAGCCCACACGATCACGGCGGAGGACGGCGACTATGGCAATGTCCTTCTCAGCCGCTGGCCGCTGGTGCGGTCCGCACGGCATGATCTCTCCCACGCGAACCGGGAACCACGGATGGCGATCGAAACGGTCGTCGATGGCCCGCACGGCCCCCTGCGCCTGATCGCGGTCCATCTCGGTCTTGCCATCACCGAGCGCGCCCGCCAGGCACGGCAGCTCCAGAGCATTGCCGAGACTGCCGAGACGGCCCCGACGGTGATGCTCGGCGATTTCAACGACTGGTTTTTTTGCGGCAAGGTGCGCCGGACGATGGCGAAAATCCTGCCTCTGCGCACGAGGCTCGCAACATTTCCGGCCGCACTGCCGCAGTTGCGCCTCGACCGGATCTATTGCGCCCGGCCGCTTCGCCTTTGCGCCGTCTGGACGGATCGCGAAGCGCGTCATTGCTCCGACCATCTGCCGGTCATCGCCGACATCAGCCTGCGCTGA
- a CDS encoding extracellular solute-binding protein, whose translation MTSFSVSTPTLASLALGGLLCATALSPAFAWSLKEAAEPYKGTEIHILDEVTPLQESFAKLVPEFEAESGIKVNYQLLNHFEVINRGQADLLSGRGEYDAVMNHGLQYGLLLDAGVLMPIDDFMKDPKLADPDLDLADLIEPAYSSLANYGGKTYSFLQWNYNMVYWGRKDLFENKDEQAAFEAKYGYPLKPAETFQQVHDIAEFFTRKSGETLAGKPLTSDFYGIVMEGLNGGTTYVSVWEVFIRNMGGKLFDEAGHPTFDTPEVVKGLTTWSDLWKYAPPGQAEYSLIDVPTVMGNGIAAQSIAYSDFVLGIDQPGSSSLAGSFLYGPTPRSADEGDAYFSAGEPSGLTISAHSKNPEATYLFLQWAIEKSTQEKFLSSGVGVPMRNSSWPLLIKDDNRLANLYEAMQGSMKGITATLKMPRFFEVSDVMNRIFQQVGLGKVTPEDAAKQLQQEVSAICDPCVLQ comes from the coding sequence ATGACGTCTTTCTCTGTTTCAACGCCTACCCTCGCCTCGCTGGCGTTGGGTGGTCTCCTTTGCGCGACGGCACTTTCGCCGGCCTTCGCATGGTCCCTCAAGGAGGCTGCCGAGCCCTACAAGGGCACGGAAATCCACATCCTCGACGAGGTGACGCCGCTGCAGGAGTCCTTTGCCAAGCTCGTTCCCGAGTTCGAGGCGGAAAGCGGCATCAAGGTCAACTACCAGCTTCTCAACCACTTCGAGGTGATCAACCGCGGCCAGGCGGACCTGCTCTCCGGGCGCGGCGAATATGATGCCGTCATGAACCACGGCCTGCAGTACGGCCTTCTTCTCGACGCCGGCGTCCTGATGCCGATCGACGACTTCATGAAGGATCCGAAGCTCGCCGACCCGGACCTCGATCTCGCCGACCTGATCGAGCCGGCCTATTCCTCGCTCGCCAACTACGGCGGCAAGACCTACAGCTTCCTCCAGTGGAACTACAACATGGTCTACTGGGGCCGGAAGGACCTCTTCGAGAACAAGGACGAGCAGGCCGCCTTCGAAGCCAAATATGGCTATCCGCTGAAGCCGGCCGAGACCTTCCAGCAGGTCCACGACATCGCCGAGTTCTTCACCCGCAAGTCGGGCGAGACGCTCGCCGGCAAGCCGCTCACCAGCGACTTCTACGGCATCGTCATGGAAGGCCTCAACGGCGGCACGACCTATGTCTCCGTCTGGGAAGTCTTCATCCGCAACATGGGCGGCAAGCTCTTCGATGAAGCGGGCCATCCGACCTTCGACACGCCGGAAGTCGTCAAGGGCCTGACGACCTGGTCCGATCTTTGGAAATACGCCCCGCCCGGCCAGGCCGAATACTCGCTGATCGACGTTCCGACGGTCATGGGCAACGGCATCGCGGCGCAGTCCATCGCCTACAGCGACTTCGTGCTCGGCATCGACCAGCCGGGTTCGTCCAGTCTCGCCGGCTCCTTCCTCTACGGTCCGACGCCGCGCTCGGCCGACGAGGGCGACGCTTACTTCAGCGCCGGCGAGCCGTCGGGCCTCACCATCTCGGCCCACAGCAAGAACCCGGAAGCGACCTACCTCTTCCTGCAGTGGGCGATCGAGAAGTCGACCCAGGAGAAGTTCCTTTCAAGCGGCGTCGGCGTGCCGATGCGCAACAGTTCCTGGCCGCTGCTGATCAAGGACGACAACCGCCTCGCCAACCTCTACGAGGCGATGCAGGGCAGCATGAAGGGCATTACCGCCACGCTGAAGATGCCGCGCTTCTTTGAAGTCTCCGACGTCATGAATCGCATCTTCCAGCAGGTCGGTCTCGGCAAGGTCACGCCCGAGGATGCGGCCAAGCAGCTGCAGCAGGAAGTCTCCGCCATCTGCGATCCCTGCGTCCTGCAGTAA